The Vicia villosa cultivar HV-30 ecotype Madison, WI linkage group LG1, Vvil1.0, whole genome shotgun sequence genome includes a region encoding these proteins:
- the LOC131605499 gene encoding uncharacterized protein LOC131605499, which translates to MRRFLVPRTSIEKVNVKQSEAEVEETPPNVANEFNPNEIVRDPGCRKQIHEYAPDIQDQVRRAYIFKGPTQPDLARFPRTQFGKSSRAFCKAWYKSYTWIEYSESKDATYCFYCFLFKPPGRAEHFGYEVFNKDGFKDWKHASKAFKDHIGSHDSKHNSCMKHYDDYNNQRQSVTSIFARATRESEELYKIRLTCSLDCTRYLIAQGIAFRGHDESSTSLNKGNFREMVDWVKFNDEKVRDAFDRGPKNCTMTSRDIQKELAMCCAHEVTKVIMEELGDRQFSVLIDESRDISVKEQMAVMLRFLNDKGKVVEQFIALHHVKYTTSEALKDALYGILDRHTLSISRIRGQGYDGASNMRGEFNGLQRKILDENPYAFYVHCYAHRLQLVVVSVASSCSSIHDFFEYISLIVTTTSASCKRNYALKEAQHREILNRLESGEISQGKGLHQSSSLARPGDTRWGSHYTTLIRLDQMWSSVLEVLIIVDEDGRGPSQAAGLIEKMESFKFAFILKFMLNFLNF; encoded by the exons ATGAGGAGGTTTTTGGTTCCTAGAACAAGTATTGAGAAAGTGAATGTTAAGCAATCGGAAGCCGAAGTAGAAGAAACACCCCCTAATGTGGCCAACGAGTTTaatccaaatgagattgtgcgtgaTCCAGGATGTAGGAAACAAATTCACGAGTATGCTCCTGATATTCAAGACCAAGTGAGGAGGGCATATATATTTAAGGGTCCAACGCAACCAGATTTAGCAAGATTTCCTCGTACTCAATTTGGGAAGTCTTCAAGAGCATTTTGTAAAGCTTGGTATAAGAGTTATACATGGATTGAATACAGTGAGTCAAAGGATGCAACTTATTGTTTCTATTGCTTTCTCTTTAAGCCTCCCGGGAGGGCCGAACACTTTGGTTATGAAGTCTTCAACAAAGACGGATTTAAAGATTGGAAGCATGCATCTAAAGCCTTTAAAGATCATATTGGTAGTCATGATAGTAAGCACAACTCATGTATGAAGCACTATgatgattataataatcaaagacaAAGTGTGACAAGTATCTTTGCTAGAGCAACTAGGGAATCAGAAGAATTGTATAAGATCCGTTTGACTTGTTCTTTAGATTGTACTAGATATCTCATAGCACAAGGCATTGCTTTCCGTGGCCATGATGAAAGCTCTACTTCTCTAAACAAGGGAAATTTTAGAGAGATGGTGGATTGGGTAAAATTTAATGATGAAAAAGTAAGAGATGCTTTTGATCGTGGTCCAAAAAATTGCACAATGACTTCCCGTGACATTCAAAAGGAGCTTGCAATGTGTTGTGCACATGAAGTCAccaaggtgattatggaagagcttgGTGATAGACAATTCTCTGTGCTTATTGATGAGTCACGTGATATATCTGTCAAAGAACAAATGGCGGTGATGTTGAG GTTCTTGAACGACAAAGGGAAAGTTGTGGAACAATTTATTGCTCTACATCATGTCAAATATACTACATCTGAGGCACTAAAGGATGCtctttatggtattcttgatcgCCACACGTTATCTATTTCAAGGATACGAGGGCAAGGATATGATGGGGCTTCAAATATGAGAGGTGAGTTTAATGGTTTACAAAGAAAGATTCTAGATGAAAACCCTTATGCTTTCTATGTCCATTGTTATGCTCACCGTTTGCAATTGGTGGTTGTGTCCGTTGCTAGTAGTTGCTCATCTATTCATGATTTCTTTGAGTACATCTCCTTGATTGTAACCACAACAAGTGCATCTTGCAAGAGAAATTATGCTTTGAAGGAGGCACAACACCGAGAAATTTTGAATAGACTTGAGAGTGGTGAGATATCTCAAGGAAAGGGCTTGCACCAATCATCTAGTCTTGCTAGACCCGGAGATACTAGATGGGGTTCACATTATACTACCTTGATTCGTTTGGATCAGATGTGGTCCTCCGTGTTAGAGGTGCTTattattgttgatgaagatggacgtGGACCATCCCAAGCGGCGGGTTTGAtagaaaaaatggagagctttaaaTTTGCTTTCATTTTGAAGTTTATGTTAAa TTTTCTTAATTTTTGA